In the genome of Paenibacillus sp. FSL R5-0766, one region contains:
- a CDS encoding diguanylate cyclase, giving the protein MSFKIRTVLTVICAMLSLLVTLTIGSIFSQKSFVAVETEIGHSLTGTASQASDKLDRFMSARAGELDLLGRMASLEDGFQPDEIQMLLDQLQDSFPSFSWVGFMDPKGKVLAATDGILLGENLSERPVYQEGIRGKFIGDVHNAVLLAKLLPNPTGEPLQFVDISFPLKDSKGMIQGVLAAHLSWEWAKEVEESVLAPLKREEKDIEFFIVSKKEHTVLLGPKEWVGKPMVLPGIEEAQRNKSSWSIEKWPDGNEYVTGFAYSQGHLDYPGLGWTVVIRQVKSSAFASVFDLMWFNVWSGLAVTVLFALIGWFVSRLISAPLVRLTRVANRLRAGEELEIPAIKGIKEIEVLSRSLRDMLTSLMNKNSELVVMQNLAHFDQLTRLPNRTALEVYLEESLETESENHTLTFLYLDLDGFKRVNDTLGHQTGDVLLQKVAQRLSALGQEKGITVRLGGDEFLIVLQSIGSHPREEAMAYAEAIIQSLNKPFIIDYERIRIGCSIGGAEYPTNSDNPSEIIRMADEALYESKRAGKNRMTFYSELKQDP; this is encoded by the coding sequence ATGTCATTCAAAATTAGAACTGTGCTCACAGTCATCTGTGCTATGTTATCCTTGCTGGTTACCCTGACGATTGGGTCTATTTTTAGCCAAAAGTCATTTGTTGCTGTAGAGACTGAGATTGGTCACTCGCTTACAGGCACGGCCTCACAGGCTTCGGACAAGCTGGATCGTTTCATGTCTGCTCGCGCGGGTGAACTGGACCTGTTGGGCCGAATGGCTTCGTTGGAAGATGGATTCCAACCTGATGAGATTCAGATGCTGCTGGATCAGTTACAAGACAGCTTTCCCTCATTCTCATGGGTTGGATTCATGGACCCGAAGGGAAAAGTATTAGCTGCCACGGATGGTATTTTGCTTGGGGAAAATTTATCAGAGCGACCTGTGTATCAGGAGGGAATCAGGGGTAAATTCATTGGAGATGTGCATAATGCAGTTCTTCTAGCCAAGCTGCTTCCGAATCCAACGGGAGAGCCGTTGCAATTTGTCGATATCAGTTTTCCGCTGAAAGATAGCAAAGGAATGATTCAAGGTGTGCTCGCTGCACATTTAAGCTGGGAGTGGGCGAAGGAAGTTGAGGAATCTGTACTTGCCCCATTGAAAAGGGAAGAAAAGGACATTGAGTTTTTTATCGTGAGCAAAAAGGAACATACCGTGCTGCTCGGTCCGAAGGAATGGGTCGGTAAACCGATGGTATTGCCCGGCATTGAAGAGGCCCAGCGCAACAAAAGCAGTTGGTCCATTGAAAAGTGGCCTGACGGGAATGAATATGTGACAGGGTTTGCCTACAGCCAGGGTCATCTGGATTATCCCGGATTAGGCTGGACCGTAGTCATTCGTCAAGTCAAGTCATCTGCTTTTGCTTCTGTGTTTGACCTGATGTGGTTTAATGTGTGGTCTGGACTTGCCGTTACCGTGCTGTTTGCACTGATTGGCTGGTTTGTCTCACGTCTGATCTCTGCCCCACTTGTGCGTCTTACCAGAGTAGCCAATCGACTGCGTGCAGGGGAAGAGCTTGAGATTCCTGCGATTAAGGGGATTAAGGAGATTGAAGTGTTGTCCCGTTCGCTTCGGGATATGCTGACCTCTCTTATGAATAAAAACTCAGAGCTGGTTGTGATGCAGAATCTGGCGCATTTTGATCAGTTGACTAGACTGCCGAACCGCACTGCCCTAGAAGTGTATCTGGAGGAGTCTCTGGAGACCGAAAGTGAAAATCACACGCTAACTTTTCTCTATCTGGATCTCGATGGATTCAAACGGGTCAACGATACACTTGGACATCAGACGGGAGATGTATTGTTACAGAAAGTGGCTCAGCGACTGTCTGCTCTTGGTCAGGAGAAGGGGATAACGGTCCGATTGGGTGGAGATGAATTCCTCATTGTACTTCAGTCGATTGGAAGTCATCCGAGGGAAGAAGCCATGGCTTATGCAGAAGCCATCATTCAAAGTCTGAACAAGCCGTTTATTATCGATTACGAGCGAATTCGAATTGGATGTAGTATTGGAGGTGCTGAATATCCAACCAACAGCGACAACCCAAGTGAGATTATTCGGATGGCGGACGAAGCTCTATATGAGTCCAAACGTGCAGGCAAGAACAGAATGACATTTTATTCCGAGTTGAAGCAGGATCCTTAG
- a CDS encoding GGDEF domain-containing protein: MKGFHTHNSHIPTEYEFKHSKWIQKMLHAYWIVIIAHFAIQIGCFLVLEYDRTPTDFLMNVLFWPTTVSSSCILFASWVDRRFSSYSFYTMSIASTVIAWTIIHVNYDIRIILAICLLPIFASVLFFSKKRVWIVFLMQMTGYFLVLFDPAYRLYLSSFDMVSIPAFLILGTYVAQVIVTSGVEVLDDLQASMLAKQDLIVRNAIMTKQSKTDGLTNLYNQSSFKDYYEKAFEYANSGMSLHLSLIDIDDFKSINDTYGHRVGDIILEKVSLIIQETITSSDIAARYGGEEFALLMFEQSFKQAYALVEQIRQKIALMGHLELEGASITVSIGLKSYSPNLTKDKLFEEVDACLYAAKRTGKNKTVTSLDLTSSLAEKM; the protein is encoded by the coding sequence ATGAAAGGTTTCCATACGCACAATAGCCACATTCCAACAGAGTACGAGTTCAAACATTCCAAATGGATTCAAAAAATGCTCCATGCCTACTGGATTGTTATCATCGCACATTTCGCCATTCAGATTGGCTGTTTCCTGGTTCTGGAGTATGATCGCACACCTACCGATTTCTTGATGAATGTCCTGTTCTGGCCTACGACCGTCAGCAGTTCATGCATTTTGTTCGCAAGTTGGGTTGATCGGCGCTTCAGTTCATATTCCTTTTACACCATGTCTATAGCCAGCACGGTTATCGCCTGGACGATTATTCATGTCAATTATGACATTCGGATTATATTAGCAATCTGTCTGTTGCCCATCTTCGCTTCAGTGCTGTTCTTCAGTAAAAAGAGAGTCTGGATTGTCTTTCTGATGCAGATGACTGGTTACTTTCTAGTTTTGTTCGACCCGGCTTACCGGTTGTACCTGTCTTCATTTGACATGGTATCCATTCCTGCTTTTCTAATCCTAGGTACATATGTAGCACAGGTTATCGTAACCAGCGGCGTTGAGGTGCTCGATGATCTTCAGGCCAGCATGCTTGCCAAGCAGGACCTTATTGTGCGAAATGCCATTATGACCAAACAGTCCAAAACAGACGGTTTAACCAACCTTTATAATCAAAGCTCATTCAAGGATTATTATGAAAAAGCATTTGAGTATGCCAACAGTGGCATGAGTCTGCATCTTTCCCTGATCGATATTGATGACTTCAAATCCATTAATGATACGTATGGTCATCGGGTTGGAGATATCATTCTGGAGAAAGTGTCCCTGATCATTCAGGAAACCATTACATCAAGTGATATTGCAGCACGGTACGGGGGCGAAGAGTTCGCCTTATTGATGTTTGAGCAATCTTTCAAGCAGGCCTATGCCTTGGTGGAACAGATTCGTCAGAAGATTGCCCTGATGGGGCATCTGGAACTTGAAGGAGCTTCCATCACGGTGAGTATCGGTCTCAAAAGCTACAGTCCCAATCTAACCAAAGACAAATTGTTCGAGGAAGTGGATGCCTGTCTGTATGCCGCCAAACGAACAGGTAAAAATAAAACCGTAACATCACTTGATCTGACTTCGTCCTTGGCAGAGAAAATGTAA
- a CDS encoding YolD-like family protein → MAKAKVAKRPTRDEFELEELGNQLVEAFRERSEVLLTVWGKEDQVQGVIVKMDSRTRLVHVEYTEEEFTAKVPFLDIMRVQSPRY, encoded by the coding sequence TTGGCAAAAGCAAAAGTAGCAAAAAGACCTACACGGGATGAGTTTGAACTTGAAGAGTTGGGAAACCAACTGGTTGAAGCCTTTCGGGAACGTTCGGAAGTACTGTTGACGGTATGGGGCAAAGAAGATCAGGTGCAAGGAGTTATCGTCAAAATGGACTCCCGTACACGACTCGTGCATGTAGAGTATACCGAAGAAGAGTTCACGGCGAAGGTGCCTTTTCTGGATATCATGCGTGTGCAATCTCCCCGGTACTGA
- a CDS encoding ferritin: protein MSQTLTESLNEQMNFEFYSAHVYLAMAAYCSSKSLDGFANFFIVQAEEERFHGMKIYKFLNDRGQRATLAALPEPKNEYASMLDVFEHGYAHEQQNTKKFYNLADIALNEREHATMYFLKWFIDEQVEEEALFDNIIQKLRRIEKDSNAFYMLDAEFGKRSFTAPAE from the coding sequence ATGAGCCAAACGTTAACAGAATCTTTAAATGAACAGATGAACTTTGAGTTTTATTCCGCTCATGTATATCTGGCTATGGCAGCTTATTGTTCCAGCAAAAGTCTGGATGGATTTGCGAACTTCTTCATCGTGCAAGCGGAAGAAGAGCGATTCCATGGCATGAAAATATACAAATTCCTGAATGATCGTGGACAACGTGCCACACTTGCGGCTTTGCCAGAACCGAAGAATGAATATGCTTCGATGCTGGATGTATTTGAACATGGTTATGCTCATGAACAGCAAAACACGAAAAAATTCTACAATCTGGCTGACATCGCTCTGAATGAACGTGAACATGCAACGATGTATTTCCTGAAATGGTTCATTGATGAGCAGGTTGAAGAGGAAGCATTGTTTGACAACATTATTCAGAAGCTGCGCCGCATTGAAAAAGACAGCAATGCCTTCTACATGCTGGATGCCGAGTTTGGCAAACGTTCGTTCACAGCTCCTGCTGAATAA
- a CDS encoding polysaccharide deacetylase family protein, with the protein MLHIRKSIMVTLAILLIIPLLLPQSVSAESAASKDGASKTNSKIIYLTFDDGPTAHTGQLLDILDQYHAKATFFMLGPRMEQFQKATKRIVADGHGLGLHGVTHVPGKFYKSAYTGLKEMQQANASLNKVAGVKTSLVRTPYGSKPYLKPAFRNVLLGQGGFHLWDWNVDSEDWKYKKDHQKVYNSVMKQIHNVQKSGTTPVVLMHDQEATLKVLPQVLKTLKAEGYRFEVLSKKVQPVNFWNDKR; encoded by the coding sequence ATGCTACATATTCGTAAATCTATCATGGTCACACTTGCTATTTTACTAATCATTCCACTATTATTGCCGCAGTCGGTATCTGCCGAATCAGCTGCATCCAAGGATGGAGCAAGCAAAACAAATTCCAAAATCATATACCTGACGTTTGATGATGGGCCAACCGCTCATACGGGTCAGTTACTGGATATTCTGGATCAGTATCATGCGAAGGCAACGTTTTTCATGCTGGGTCCTCGGATGGAGCAATTTCAGAAGGCTACCAAACGAATCGTAGCTGACGGGCATGGATTGGGTCTGCATGGTGTGACTCACGTTCCAGGCAAATTCTATAAATCTGCATATACCGGATTGAAAGAGATGCAACAGGCCAATGCAAGTCTGAACAAGGTTGCCGGAGTTAAAACAAGTCTCGTTCGAACGCCATATGGTAGTAAACCTTATCTCAAACCGGCATTCCGTAATGTACTGCTGGGTCAGGGTGGATTCCATCTATGGGACTGGAATGTCGATTCGGAAGATTGGAAATACAAGAAAGATCACCAGAAAGTCTATAACAGTGTAATGAAGCAGATCCACAATGTGCAAAAGAGCGGAACAACACCTGTTGTGCTTATGCACGACCAGGAAGCAACGCTAAAAGTATTACCGCAAGTATTAAAAACATTGAAGGCAGAAGGGTATCGTTTTGAAGTATTAAGTAAAAAAGTGCAGCCGGTTAACTTCTGGAACGACAAGCGTTAA
- a CDS encoding response regulator transcription factor: MIRIVIAEDQRMMLGALSSLLNLEEDMEVVGRASNGQEALALVQELAPDICLMDIEMPVKSGLEAAEELKGMSCKVIILTTFARTGYFERALKGGVRGYLLKDSPIEELAESIRQVMNGRRIFAPDLVDEAYVEENPLTERENAVLGLMADGKNTKEIAGHLFITTGTVRNYISIILNKLNASNRIEAITRSKEKGWFK; this comes from the coding sequence ATGATTAGAATTGTAATCGCGGAAGATCAGCGCATGATGCTCGGCGCCTTGTCTTCCCTCCTCAATCTGGAGGAAGATATGGAAGTCGTCGGACGTGCCAGCAACGGCCAGGAAGCCCTTGCCCTTGTCCAGGAGCTTGCACCAGACATCTGTCTGATGGATATAGAAATGCCTGTGAAAAGCGGCCTTGAAGCCGCAGAAGAACTCAAAGGAATGAGCTGTAAGGTCATTATCCTGACTACTTTTGCCCGGACCGGATATTTCGAACGTGCCCTAAAGGGCGGTGTCCGTGGTTACCTGCTCAAAGACAGTCCAATTGAAGAACTTGCCGAGTCGATCCGCCAAGTTATGAATGGCAGACGCATCTTCGCTCCGGACTTGGTAGATGAAGCTTATGTAGAAGAAAACCCTCTGACAGAACGGGAGAATGCCGTACTAGGCCTCATGGCAGATGGGAAGAACACCAAGGAAATCGCCGGGCATCTGTTCATCACAACGGGCACGGTACGTAACTATATCTCCATTATTCTCAACAAGTTAAATGCCAGTAATCGCATTGAGGCCATCACTCGCTCCAAGGAAAAAGGGTGGTTCAAATGA
- a CDS encoding sensor histidine kinase — MQKWMQNFYKKTGLNLYVWLAFFILPFYFISQYSKLWTMVTGIIIILVFFVCYLLAFITKGWQVYMWIGMLIAISITMTIAYDYAYFSLFLAFFIGNIKNKAGFFTLYSVNLGASFVTINYGFINQSSLLVSQLPFVFISLMASILLPISTYNKNKTEQLEGQLENANKRLDDLVKMEERQRIARDLHDTLGQKLSLIGLKTDLARRLLRNNPDQAEIELNDLRQTASTALKEVREMVTTMRGTQLVDELFRAEQILKAASIEFVLEGNPKLQDTSQLNENVLGMCLKEAVTNVVKHSQATACTIIIKETLADNVLTVQDNGIGIERTRKQDRRGTGILGMKERLEFVNGCLDIRSATDIQGTAIIIHVPKLVRKPIKEAES, encoded by the coding sequence ATTCAAAAGTGGATGCAAAATTTTTATAAAAAAACAGGGTTGAACCTTTATGTATGGCTCGCCTTTTTCATCCTGCCATTCTATTTTATATCGCAATATTCTAAATTATGGACGATGGTAACCGGCATCATCATTATCCTCGTTTTCTTCGTCTGTTACCTGCTCGCCTTCATCACCAAGGGCTGGCAGGTGTACATGTGGATTGGAATGCTTATTGCCATATCCATTACGATGACGATCGCCTATGATTATGCGTATTTCTCATTGTTTCTTGCTTTTTTTATTGGGAATATTAAAAATAAAGCCGGTTTCTTTACCCTCTACTCGGTGAACCTGGGAGCCAGTTTCGTAACCATTAATTACGGTTTCATTAATCAGAGTTCTCTGTTGGTGAGCCAACTCCCGTTTGTATTCATCAGCTTAATGGCCTCCATCCTGCTCCCAATCAGTACGTATAACAAAAACAAAACCGAACAATTGGAAGGCCAATTGGAGAATGCGAACAAGCGACTTGATGATCTCGTAAAAATGGAAGAACGCCAGCGTATCGCTCGTGACCTGCACGATACACTTGGACAGAAGCTCTCTCTGATCGGTCTGAAAACTGATCTGGCGAGACGGCTGCTCCGCAATAATCCCGATCAGGCCGAGATTGAATTGAACGACCTCAGACAAACGGCAAGTACAGCTCTGAAGGAAGTCCGGGAAATGGTCACCACCATGCGTGGTACACAATTGGTTGATGAACTGTTCCGGGCGGAGCAGATTCTGAAGGCCGCTTCGATTGAATTTGTGCTGGAAGGCAATCCGAAGTTACAGGATACGTCACAATTGAATGAAAATGTGCTCGGTATGTGTTTGAAAGAAGCCGTCACCAATGTCGTCAAACACAGTCAGGCAACAGCCTGTACCATCATTATTAAGGAGACCCTGGCGGATAATGTATTAACCGTACAAGATAACGGTATTGGAATAGAGCGAACTCGCAAACAGGATCGGCGCGGAACAGGAATTTTGGGCATGAAGGAACGACTTGAATTTGTGAATGGTTGTCTGGATATTCGCTCTGCAACAGACATCCAGGGCACAGCGATCATTATTCATGTTCCGAAACTCGTTCGCAAACCGATAAAGGAGGCAGAATCATGA
- a CDS encoding fatty acid desaturase, translating to MNRSKEMALKKEVTPYEKNDLRLSIRQLINTLLPLFLLWAAAYFSLSVSYWLTFPIALVASGFVLRTFIIFHDCCHGSFFKSKRANDILGTITGVLTVTPYQQWKNEHSIHHATSSNLDKRGVGDIWVMTVDEYKEASPWGRLFYRIYRNPFVLFCIGPIYVFLLAYRFNRKGARRKERINTHLTTVLIVVLYAFMSWLVGWQAFVMVQAPIFFFSGFFGIWLFYVQHQFEETYFEHEDEWSYVKAAVEGSSYYKLPKLLQWISGNIGFHHVHHLSPRVPNYFLEEAHNATPPLQKATTITLRSSLVALRFRLWDEDSKQFISFRQLKSLSRKPYVQPPIRVTNPAGLTEKP from the coding sequence ATGAACAGATCAAAAGAAATGGCCTTAAAAAAAGAAGTTACCCCTTACGAAAAAAATGATCTCAGACTAAGTATCCGCCAGTTAATCAATACATTGCTCCCGCTCTTCTTGTTATGGGCTGCAGCTTACTTTAGCTTATCGGTTTCCTACTGGCTGACCTTCCCGATTGCCTTGGTGGCATCCGGATTTGTACTACGGACCTTTATTATTTTCCATGACTGCTGTCATGGTTCATTCTTCAAGAGCAAACGCGCCAATGATATTCTCGGTACCATTACTGGTGTTTTAACAGTTACACCCTATCAGCAGTGGAAAAACGAGCATTCTATCCATCACGCAACAAGCAGTAATCTTGACAAACGTGGTGTAGGTGATATCTGGGTTATGACGGTTGACGAATATAAAGAAGCTTCTCCTTGGGGACGTCTCTTCTATCGGATTTATCGTAACCCGTTTGTATTGTTTTGTATCGGACCCATTTACGTGTTTCTGTTGGCTTACCGTTTTAATCGCAAAGGTGCTAGACGTAAAGAACGTATCAATACACACCTGACTACCGTATTGATCGTAGTGCTCTATGCATTCATGTCCTGGTTAGTCGGATGGCAGGCTTTTGTAATGGTGCAGGCACCTATCTTCTTCTTCTCCGGTTTCTTTGGGATCTGGTTGTTCTACGTCCAACATCAGTTCGAAGAGACGTATTTTGAACATGAAGATGAGTGGAGTTATGTAAAAGCAGCTGTTGAAGGCAGTTCTTATTACAAATTGCCAAAATTATTGCAATGGATCAGTGGTAATATCGGGTTTCACCATGTGCATCACTTGAGCCCACGTGTACCTAACTATTTCTTGGAAGAAGCACATAACGCAACACCACCCTTGCAAAAAGCAACAACTATTACACTACGTTCCAGTCTGGTTGCCCTGCGCTTCCGTCTGTGGGATGAAGATTCCAAACAGTTTATTAGCTTCAGACAGCTCAAAAGCTTATCCCGCAAGCCGTATGTTCAACCGCCTATCCGAGTAACCAATCCAGCGGGTCTGACAGAGAAGCCTTAA
- a CDS encoding YitT family protein codes for MKKRITDILFIMAGAFLFALAVNLFVIPNDLAEGGVTGITIILYYLFEWSPGLMNLILNGILLIVGYRFLDKTTTVYTIIAVVFNSLFLHLTESWTIASDELWINTIFAGLFAGLGIGLIVRVGGTTAGTVILARLANKYLDWNISYGLLFFDLIVAFSSYFIIGPQGLMCTIVLLFVGTKTMEFIIEGLNPKKAVMIISSKQDEIAKQVIEKMDRGVTVLSGHGYYTKNKKEILYIVISKQEVSMLKKIVRAEDEIAFITIHDVRDVFGEGFIELSKT; via the coding sequence ATGAAGAAACGAATTACGGATATCCTATTTATTATGGCAGGTGCATTTCTGTTTGCACTGGCGGTGAACCTGTTTGTCATCCCGAACGATTTGGCTGAAGGCGGCGTCACGGGTATCACGATTATTTTGTATTACCTGTTTGAATGGTCCCCTGGACTGATGAACTTGATCCTGAACGGTATTTTGTTAATTGTGGGATATCGGTTTCTTGATAAAACGACTACGGTATATACAATTATTGCAGTGGTATTCAACTCGTTGTTCCTGCATCTGACGGAGAGTTGGACGATTGCATCGGATGAACTCTGGATCAATACCATTTTTGCCGGATTATTTGCCGGTCTTGGTATTGGCTTGATTGTTAGAGTGGGAGGCACAACGGCGGGAACAGTGATCTTGGCCCGACTTGCCAACAAATATCTGGATTGGAATATCAGTTACGGACTTCTGTTCTTCGATCTGATTGTGGCTTTCTCCTCATACTTCATCATTGGACCACAAGGATTAATGTGTACAATTGTCTTGCTGTTTGTTGGAACCAAAACAATGGAGTTCATTATTGAAGGGCTCAATCCGAAAAAAGCAGTCATGATTATCTCTTCCAAACAGGATGAAATCGCAAAGCAAGTCATTGAGAAGATGGATCGCGGAGTAACCGTCCTGTCCGGTCATGGCTATTACACAAAAAATAAGAAAGAAATTCTATACATTGTGATTAGCAAGCAGGAAGTTTCTATGCTGAAGAAGATTGTACGAGCAGAAGATGAGATTGCTTTTATCACCATTCATGACGTGCGTGATGTTTTCGGTGAAGGATTTATTGAGCTCTCCAAAACTTGA
- a CDS encoding ROK family protein, with the protein MAGTPQYIRNLNENLIMDALITQGTMSRADISRQTGLSKPTVSLAVEHLIDRNLVREMGPADNAQGRKATLIRFNETAYYVCGIDIGATRIRIALSDLNGEIIAYRTYPMVVQEAYERAEATMLELLRSHMNELLEENHLNWSQIQCIGFGIPGVVLPDSGRINRIVDPLAGLEEAFSLESLSGAFPCEVILENDVNLAALGEYRSGAAAGYSLFVFFSIGTGTGAGIMVHGQLLRGLGGLAGEIAEMLVDDGRRLEEVLSADGLMQLAKDYLEQHDELLLEAAHSGADDLHRHLTPEKLFEAARSGEVEAVEILQQYSQKIASALRQISVVLAPDLIVLGGGVGGNGDVLLPLLRQIISEQFPVQPQLICSKLGEQAVVTGAVQVAVQQTMLNLQQAME; encoded by the coding sequence ATGGCTGGCACACCGCAGTATATCCGCAATCTGAATGAAAATCTCATCATGGATGCCCTCATAACTCAGGGAACCATGTCGAGAGCGGATATCAGTCGTCAGACCGGACTTAGTAAACCAACGGTGTCTTTGGCGGTCGAACATCTGATTGACCGTAATCTGGTGAGGGAAATGGGGCCAGCTGACAACGCTCAGGGTCGAAAAGCAACCCTCATTCGTTTCAATGAAACGGCTTATTATGTCTGTGGTATAGATATCGGGGCAACACGTATTCGGATTGCGTTATCCGATCTGAATGGAGAGATCATTGCCTATCGAACATATCCCATGGTTGTTCAAGAGGCTTATGAGCGAGCAGAAGCGACGATGTTGGAGCTTCTCCGAAGCCATATGAACGAACTGCTTGAGGAGAATCATCTGAACTGGAGTCAGATTCAGTGCATCGGGTTCGGTATACCAGGCGTAGTGCTACCTGATTCAGGGCGTATCAATCGTATTGTGGATCCGTTAGCGGGTCTGGAAGAAGCTTTCTCTCTAGAGTCGTTGTCAGGAGCGTTTCCCTGTGAAGTAATCCTGGAAAATGATGTGAATCTTGCGGCGCTTGGGGAGTATCGGAGTGGTGCAGCAGCAGGGTATTCCTTGTTTGTTTTTTTCTCCATCGGTACAGGGACGGGTGCTGGCATCATGGTACATGGACAACTGCTTCGAGGTTTAGGAGGCTTAGCTGGAGAGATCGCAGAGATGCTGGTGGATGATGGTCGACGTCTGGAGGAAGTGCTGTCCGCTGATGGTCTGATGCAACTGGCAAAAGATTATCTGGAACAGCATGATGAACTATTATTGGAGGCTGCTCATTCGGGTGCAGATGATCTTCACAGACACCTGACTCCTGAGAAGTTATTTGAAGCTGCACGCAGTGGAGAAGTAGAGGCGGTAGAGATTTTACAACAATACAGCCAGAAGATTGCTTCAGCTCTGCGTCAGATTAGCGTTGTGCTTGCTCCAGATCTCATTGTGCTTGGCGGAGGTGTAGGAGGGAACGGTGATGTGTTATTGCCTTTACTGAGGCAGATCATCTCTGAGCAATTTCCTGTGCAACCACAGTTAATCTGTTCCAAGCTTGGTGAGCAAGCTGTTGTCACTGGCGCGGTTCAGGTAGCCGTACAACAAACGATGCTGAACCTTCAGCAGGCCATGGAATAA
- a CDS encoding ROK family protein: MTEFVKNVSNNYQTNQNGTVGGDPSGWIAGIDIGGTKTLMLLSSQQAGNEVHERILPTLASDQPDEFFRWLFVELETFCREVGCSLDQLKGAGLGFPGVILQEEGILRNAPAFQWPELDIRPVIAKYYSGNIMLDNDVNMAAMGEYDQGAAQGHQHCVMVTVGTGIGSALILNGQLYSGQNGAAGEIGHFIAGDEGLHTGYVADADSFGVFEQVTSGTGITEQARRYFAAGKGSSLSLIMSLAGGEAEQIEARHVFKAAESGDLAALEILELPMRYMARGLANITALLNPSIIVIGGGVAASNPSYYLNEVRTRLQRYTVLPTLLAVAELGNKAGAIGALAAIKSSLTRT; encoded by the coding sequence ATGACAGAATTCGTGAAAAACGTAAGTAATAATTATCAGACCAATCAGAATGGTACGGTTGGAGGTGATCCATCCGGCTGGATTGCAGGTATTGACATTGGAGGCACCAAAACATTAATGCTCTTGTCATCACAACAGGCTGGAAATGAAGTTCATGAACGTATCTTGCCTACGCTTGCCAGTGATCAGCCGGATGAGTTCTTCCGATGGTTATTCGTTGAATTGGAAACATTCTGCCGCGAAGTTGGATGCAGTCTGGATCAACTTAAAGGTGCAGGCTTGGGATTCCCTGGTGTGATTCTGCAAGAGGAGGGGATACTGCGAAATGCTCCCGCTTTTCAGTGGCCTGAGCTAGATATTCGCCCTGTTATTGCGAAGTACTACAGCGGGAATATCATGTTGGATAATGATGTGAATATGGCCGCAATGGGAGAGTATGATCAAGGGGCAGCACAGGGACATCAACACTGTGTAATGGTCACGGTTGGAACAGGCATTGGATCTGCTCTTATCCTGAATGGACAGCTCTATAGCGGCCAGAATGGAGCAGCAGGTGAGATTGGGCATTTCATTGCAGGAGACGAAGGGCTTCATACCGGTTACGTTGCGGATGCGGATTCCTTTGGCGTATTTGAGCAAGTGACTTCAGGTACGGGAATTACCGAACAGGCGAGGCGTTATTTTGCTGCTGGAAAGGGAAGTTCCTTATCCCTGATCATGAGTCTGGCAGGAGGGGAAGCGGAACAGATTGAAGCCAGGCATGTATTCAAAGCAGCGGAGTCGGGTGATCTTGCTGCCCTGGAGATTCTGGAGCTACCCATGCGTTATATGGCGAGAGGTCTGGCGAATATTACGGCTTTACTCAATCCTTCCATTATAGTGATCGGTGGTGGCGTGGCTGCATCCAACCCATCCTATTATCTAAATGAAGTGCGCACACGCCTCCAACGTTACACTGTTCTGCCTACACTTTTAGCTGTAGCTGAACTGGGAAACAAAGCAGGAGCAATCGGGGCATTGGCTGCAATCAAGTCGAGTCTGACACGCACATAA